In a genomic window of Polycladomyces abyssicola:
- a CDS encoding DNA-binding protein, whose amino-acid sequence MLKSKMAKVLVSTMVLLGLFVPWILMATGCSSHQPKVKPKDEAPVIVPDKPNGKKVLFDNTHEQTAGSADWVIDGGFSDFAQALADEGYEVKELRKKDPLTYDDLRPYDVFVIGEANNPYKQSEQTALWQYVQNGGSILFISDHYNADRNKNRWDPSEAFNGYRRGAWNSPTKGMSPEEAKSPPMQNVISTDWLAQHFGVRFRYNAIGDVTANQIVPPDQSFGITKDVQTFAMHAGSTVAILDPQKAKGIVYLPRTNAKWPHAVDQGVYNGGGIPEGPMVAVAKAGKGKAAFIGDSSPVEDDTPKYRNEETGAPKKTHDGFHEQDDAVLLVNLVNWLAKKENYTRLSEVPGLKLDQPTRLYEWEQPAKSTEPEKEPWEPPANGYKWWDPSTFKPGSYGATDSGEPSPPSGDVRYIAEHPNPIPAGKTVTIRVMADGLQPGTTANGYRLGLYLEGGKQVAKFRNADGSWPSTYGYSAPFQLKSDSKGHAEITLTAQIDPGSKGTAYIRLKQDRDIRWTNKLEIR is encoded by the coding sequence ATGCTCAAGAGCAAAATGGCGAAAGTGCTCGTTTCCACCATGGTCCTGCTGGGCTTGTTTGTTCCCTGGATACTGATGGCCACCGGATGCAGCAGCCACCAACCAAAAGTGAAACCCAAGGATGAAGCCCCAGTGATCGTACCCGACAAGCCGAATGGGAAGAAAGTGTTGTTTGACAACACACATGAACAAACAGCCGGATCGGCTGACTGGGTCATCGACGGGGGTTTTTCTGACTTCGCCCAAGCATTGGCGGATGAAGGCTATGAAGTGAAGGAATTGCGCAAAAAAGACCCGCTCACCTACGATGACTTGCGCCCATACGACGTATTCGTCATCGGAGAAGCCAATAATCCCTACAAACAATCGGAGCAGACCGCCCTGTGGCAATATGTCCAAAATGGCGGCAGCATCCTGTTCATCTCCGACCATTACAATGCCGACAGAAACAAAAACCGTTGGGATCCGTCCGAAGCGTTCAACGGTTACCGACGCGGCGCCTGGAACAGCCCGACAAAGGGGATGAGTCCAGAAGAAGCCAAATCTCCCCCGATGCAGAATGTCATCAGTACTGACTGGTTGGCCCAGCATTTCGGTGTCCGTTTCCGCTACAACGCGATCGGCGATGTGACGGCCAATCAGATCGTGCCGCCGGATCAATCATTCGGGATCACGAAAGACGTTCAGACCTTTGCGATGCATGCCGGATCAACCGTCGCCATTCTCGATCCGCAAAAAGCAAAGGGGATCGTTTATTTGCCCCGTACCAACGCCAAATGGCCACATGCTGTCGACCAAGGCGTCTATAACGGGGGTGGCATCCCCGAAGGTCCGATGGTGGCCGTAGCCAAAGCAGGGAAAGGAAAGGCCGCCTTTATCGGCGATTCGTCTCCCGTGGAAGACGATACGCCCAAATACCGCAACGAAGAGACAGGTGCACCCAAAAAAACGCATGACGGTTTCCACGAACAAGATGATGCCGTGTTGTTGGTCAATCTGGTGAATTGGTTGGCCAAAAAGGAAAACTACACCCGTCTTTCGGAAGTACCGGGATTGAAACTGGATCAACCGACCCGTTTGTATGAATGGGAACAACCGGCCAAGAGCACCGAACCGGAGAAAGAGCCATGGGAGCCGCCTGCAAATGGATACAAATGGTGGGATCCCTCCACCTTCAAACCGGGTTCCTACGGTGCAACTGATTCGGGTGAACCCTCTCCGCCCTCCGGGGATGTACGGTACATAGCAGAACATCCCAACCCCATTCCCGCCGGGAAAACGGTGACCATCCGCGTGATGGCTGACGGCTTGCAACCAGGCACTACCGCCAACGGATACCGACTCGGCCTCTATTTGGAAGGCGGGAAACAAGTAGCCAAGTTCCGTAATGCGGACGGTTCTTGGCCGAGTACTTACGGTTACAGCGCCCCGTTCCAACTGAAGTCGGACAGCAAAGGACATGCCGAAATCACCTTGACCGCACAAATCGACCCGGGGTCCAAGGGGACGGCGTACATCCGGTTAAAACAGGACCGAGATATCCGGTGGACGAATAAGCTGGAGATCCGTTGA
- the rlmD gene encoding 23S rRNA (uracil(1939)-C(5))-methyltransferase RlmD codes for MMKKTETMIRLKKGETIQLPIRRLGINGEGVGFYQKQVVFVDGAIPGEVVVARVEQVERRFAKARLLRIRKRSPHRIQPPCPVYADCGGCQLQHIDYPMQLKLKKELVEETFARYTSLRELPIEETVGMDEPWRYRNKAQLPVQLRGKKVVMGMYSARSHRLVDMRECGVQHPETNRILETARKTVEELGIPIYDENKHTGVLRHLVARFGFQTEEAQLVLVCRTDELPRERELVERLVRRLPQVKSIVLNVNPKRTSLVFGEKTRVLWGKETVDEQLNKKVYALSATAFFQLNPIQTVKLYDLVKEAAELTGRETVIDAYCGVGTIGLWLADRAARIIGMDTISSAVEDARRNAKRNGIDHAEYHVGRAEDLLPRWVKAGLRPDVVVVDPPRTGLGQPLIDMLKEVRVPRLVYVSCNPSTLAKDCAQLLQGGYELKLLVPVDMFPQTAHVETVCTLSGTKEK; via the coding sequence ATGATGAAAAAGACAGAAACGATGATTCGCTTGAAAAAGGGGGAAACCATCCAGCTCCCCATCCGTCGTTTGGGCATCAACGGAGAGGGAGTCGGATTTTATCAAAAACAAGTGGTGTTCGTCGACGGGGCCATCCCGGGCGAAGTAGTGGTGGCCCGTGTGGAACAAGTGGAACGACGGTTTGCCAAAGCCCGTCTGCTTCGGATTCGGAAACGATCTCCTCACCGGATTCAACCGCCGTGTCCGGTTTATGCCGATTGCGGTGGTTGCCAACTGCAGCATATTGATTATCCGATGCAGTTGAAGTTGAAAAAGGAATTGGTGGAAGAAACGTTTGCCCGCTACACTTCCTTGCGGGAATTGCCGATCGAAGAGACGGTGGGGATGGACGAACCGTGGCGATATCGCAACAAGGCCCAACTGCCGGTGCAGTTACGGGGGAAAAAGGTGGTGATGGGCATGTATTCTGCCCGTTCCCACCGGTTGGTGGATATGAGGGAGTGCGGGGTACAGCATCCCGAGACCAACCGCATCCTGGAAACAGCGCGCAAAACGGTCGAAGAGCTTGGCATCCCCATCTATGATGAAAATAAACATACGGGTGTGTTGCGCCATTTGGTGGCCCGCTTTGGATTTCAGACGGAAGAAGCCCAATTGGTGCTGGTGTGCCGGACCGACGAATTACCGCGAGAGCGAGAGCTGGTGGAACGTCTGGTTCGTCGCTTGCCTCAGGTGAAAAGCATCGTGCTCAACGTCAACCCGAAGCGCACCTCTCTTGTGTTTGGTGAGAAAACCCGCGTCTTGTGGGGCAAGGAAACAGTGGATGAGCAACTGAATAAAAAAGTGTACGCGTTGTCGGCGACGGCATTTTTCCAGCTCAACCCGATCCAGACCGTGAAACTGTACGACTTGGTGAAGGAAGCCGCCGAGCTGACGGGGAGAGAAACTGTCATCGACGCCTATTGCGGGGTAGGGACCATCGGCTTGTGGTTGGCGGATCGTGCCGCCCGCATCATCGGGATGGACACGATTTCGTCGGCTGTCGAGGATGCACGGCGCAATGCGAAGCGGAACGGGATCGACCATGCCGAGTATCATGTCGGCAGGGCGGAAGACTTGTTGCCCCGTTGGGTGAAAGCGGGGTTACGGCCAGATGTAGTCGTGGTCGACCCACCGCGGACCGGTCTGGGTCAGCCATTGATCGACATGCTGAAGGAAGTGCGCGTGCCGCGGTTGGTGTATGTGTCCTGTAATCCGTCCACTCTGGCCAAAGATTGCGCACAATTGCTGCAAGGGGGATACGAACTGAAACTGTTGGTCCCGGTCGATATGTTTCCCCAGACCGCTCACGTGGAAACGGTTTGTACCCTGTCTGGCACCAAAGAAAAGTGA